From the genome of Halictus rubicundus isolate RS-2024b chromosome 2, iyHalRubi1_principal, whole genome shotgun sequence, one region includes:
- the Atpsyndelta gene encoding ATP synthase, delta subunit, which yields MSTLARNLRPYLRYVRGQRRTYADAPSSNEMKFTFAGANQVFYDQTVVRQVDVPSFSGAFGILPKHVPTLAVLKPGVVTVYEGDGATKKIFVSSGTVTINEDNSVQILAEEAHPVENLDGSAARDVLSEAQRQLSSASSEKDKAEAQIAVEVAEALVAAAGTH from the exons ATGTCTACACTCGCTCGTAACTTGCGTCCCTATTTGAGGTATGTTCGCGGTCAAAGGAGAACTTATGCCGACGCTCCTTCCAGTAATGAAATGAAGTTTACGTTCGCTGGAGCTAATCAG GTATTTTACGATCAAACAGTGGTCAGACAGGTTGATGTACCATCTTTCTCCGGTGCCTTTGGTATACTGCCAAAACACGTTCCCACGTTAGCTGTGCTAAAGCCTGGAGTAGTCACAGTATATGAAGGCGATGGGGCGaccaagaaaatatttgtttcttctGGAACAGTTACTATAAATGAGGATAACAGTGTACAG attttagcGGAAGAAGCTCATCCTGTAGAAAATCTCGATGGTTCAGCAGCCAGAGACGTCCTCAGTGAAGCCCAGAGACAACTATCATCGGCGTCATCTGAAAAAGACAAAGCCGAGGCACAAATTGCAGTTGAAGTTGCAGAAGCCCTGGTAGCGGCTGCTGGCACCCATTAA
- the LOC143365734 gene encoding uncharacterized protein LOC143365734 isoform X2, which produces MWREFSKLSGEYRFKCAEPSCGKAFLTSYSLKIHIRVHTKVKPFECNHKGCEKAFNTLYRLRAHQRLHSGDTFNCEETGCVKFFTTLSDLKKHIRTHTQERPYKCREKGCGKAFTASHHLKTHKRTHTGERPYVCTYENCKRSFTTPHSLKSHLKTHKRMNNDEMKQEGNQDDNGNQRNTDLLKSEINVAEVSSKNPSVPSYSLIPIASRSSQANESISYLSNENANDHSTPTNDMIDILSQKGLEKDLEYNITAKGLNSPSETAAVTILASESIILNNFNEHEIDNFNNNESYDKFKIFTEINSSNLPGEQNQQYTSDSPTIEIDNKTSNVKNSISLEQKIIQDGLQNAIAHISEGADFTSDVQQYESRRISDVSNVESVIDNSGATLYSDSPIASHVSNIINSSSETQLFDSGIDNLSFINTLQTGASNEVDQTLDSKSVVNTPSEAIELAIASEEEIPSPWIDVMTLATPSALRRQSWSELNALPTAVHSLVDLVEPEPYPLQVENQLESLQHLDNVDLVESIATNTETTDRNERINREDSTKLRKSRNILQEMAAEAEICKCVECRCDHVQCCPNCSNSTTLATKHERKNTAKVVEDVASCLQRDRLCNNEPGGCCVVICFKTLQQLQKVFSRDCCKTTSNMTCREKLLPSLMKCQLTRNQ; this is translated from the exons ATGTGGAGGGAATTCTCAAAACTTTCAGGCGAGTATCGATTTAAATGCGCAGAACCGAGTTGCGGCAAGGCCTTTCTCACGTCGTACAGCCTAAAGATTCACATTAGAGTACACACTAAAGTAAAACCCTTCGAATGCAATCACAAAGGCTGCGAGAAAGCATTCAATACCCTTTACAGACTGAGAGCTCACCAAAGACTTCACAGCGGCGACACGTTCAACTGCGAAGAGACTGGATGCGTTAAATTCTTCACTACTCTAAGTGATCTCAAGAAACATATTCGTACTCATACTCAAGAAAGACCTTACAA gtGTCGAGAGAAGGGATGTGGTAAAGCTTTCACAGCATCGCATCATTTAAAAACGCATAAAAGAACGCACACGGGAGAACGGCCTTATGTGTGTACTTATGAAAACTGTAAACGATCCTTTACTACACCTCACAGCTTGAAAAGTCATTTAAAAACTCATAAAAGAATGAATAACGATGAAATG AAACAGGAGGGAAATCAAGACGACAACGGAAACCAAAGAAACACCGACCTATTAAAGTCGGAAATCAATGTCGCAGAAGTATCTTCTAAGAATCCAAGCGTGCCATCTTACTCTCTTATCCCAATAGCCTCAAGGAGTTCGCAAGCCAACGAAAGTATAAGCTACTTATCCAATGAAAACGCGAACGATCATTCGACGCCTACGAACGATATGATCGACATATTAAGTCAAAAAGGGCTCGAGAAAGACCTCGAATACAATATTACCGCTAAAGGGCTGAATAGTCCGAGCGAGACTGCCGCAGTTACCATTCTTGCGTCAGAGAGCATTATTCTGAATAACTTTAACGAACATGagattgataattttaataacaacGAGAGCTACGATAAATTTAAGATATTCACAGAAATAAATAGTTCAAATTTACCAGGGGAGCAAAACCAACAATATACATCGGACTCTCCGACGATAGAGATAGACAATAAAACGAGCAACGTGAAGAACTCCATAAGTTTGGAGCAGAAAATTATACAGGATGGTTTGCAGAACGCCATAGCTCATATATCGGAGGGCGCTGACTTTACCAGCGACGTTCAGCAATACGAGAGCCGGAGGATCAGCGATGTATCGAATGTGGAATCAGTGATTGACAACAGCGGCGCAACATTGTATAGTGATAGTCCTATTGCTAGTCATGTATCGAATATAATTAATTCCTCCAGCGAGACTCAGCTGTTTGACAGCGGGATAGACAACTTATCATTCATTAACACCTTGCAAACTGGAGCTTCGAACGAAGTGGACCAGACATTGGATTCTAAAAGCGTTGTAAATACGCCATCGGAAGCCATCGAGTTGGCCATAGCGTCCGAAGAGGAAATACCTTCTCCCTGGATAGACGTTATGACCTTGGCGACTCCGTCCGCTTTGCGGAGACAATCCTGGTCGGAATTAAATGCTCTTCCAACCGCGGTTCACTCGCTGGTCGATTTAGTTGAGCCAGAACCCTATCCGTTGCAAGTCGAGAATCAGCTGGAGTCTCTGCAACATTTGGACAACGTCGACTTGGTAGAGAGCATCGCTACCAATACAGAGACCACTGATCGCAACGAGAGAATCAATAGGGAAGATAGTACAAAGCTAAGAAAGAGCAGGAACATTTTGCAGGAGATGGCGGCCGAGGCGGAAATATGCAAGTGTGTCGAATGCAGGTGCGATCACGTGCAATGTTGTCCGAATTGCTCAAACAGTACGACACTGGCCACCAAACACGAAAGAAAGAACACGGCTAAAGTAGTGGAGGACGTCGCGAGTTGTTTGCAAAGGGACCGGCTGTGCAATAACGAGCCCGGCGGTTGCTGCGTTGTTATCTGTTTCAAAACGTTGCAACAACTGCAAAAAGTATTTAGCCGCGATTGCTGCAAGACCACTAGCAACATGACCTGCAGGGAAAAATTGTTACCGTCGTTAATGAAATGCCAACTGACGAGGAATCAATGA